Proteins encoded within one genomic window of Callithrix jacchus isolate 240 chromosome 11, calJac240_pri, whole genome shotgun sequence:
- the LOC144578367 gene encoding calaxin-like encodes MVTFHVGIGVVNCGSSDDSSGCPGLKLGYLGSLVCVKAILDMDQKALRKLVESISETVKSLFFAFDKDNDNYINIKEWVKGLSVFLRGTFEEKLKFCFEVYLNGDGYISQEQMFDMLKNSLHQQSSEEDTDEAIKELVDLTLKKMILTLVT; translated from the exons ATGGTCACATTCCATGTAGGGATTGGAGTAGTGAACTGTGGAAGCAGTGATGATAGCTCAGGATGCCCAGGCTTGAAGCTAGGTTACCTGGGAAGTCTGGTGTGTGTTAAAGCCATACTGGACATGGACCAAAAGGCTCTGAGGAAACTGGTGGAATCCATCAGTGAAACTGTCAAGAGCT tgttttttgcaTTTGACAAAGACAATGATAACtacataaatattaaagaatGGGTTAAAGGATTATCAGTGTTTCTTCGAGGAACTTTTGAAGAAAAGCTGAAGT tctgttttgaagtttatttGAATGGAGATGGTTACATTTCTCAAGAGCAAATGTTTGACATGTTGAAGAACAGTCTACACCAACAGTCTTCTGAAGAAGATACTGATGAAGCAATAAAAGAACTGGTAGATTTAACACTGAAGAAAATG attctcactcttgtcacctag